Proteins encoded within one genomic window of Ranitomeya variabilis isolate aRanVar5 chromosome 4, aRanVar5.hap1, whole genome shotgun sequence:
- the LOC143764280 gene encoding nicotinamide N-methyltransferase-like: MASSPTKFYLEDDFDCKQLMEQYFSANPKTNLSADFLEFPLKNLTKTFSEGKIKGDTLIDLSVGPMVCHLLAACDYFKNIIVLRSRDRCITELKKWADSQTGLLDWGHVAKRYVDPEGKSENFQQKEEKVRSAAQHVMKIDLEKENIIEPKVLPPADAIISARLLDVISKDDQDFFRYLRKFEELVKPGGIIIIVGDAENTHYTVGKDKFHAMNYNEDLVKKALVETGFVVDHSEVKKRTSVSDLTDYKGVLFLVAHKQM; encoded by the exons ATGGCTTCCAGTCCCACTAAGTTCTATCTTGAAGATGACTTTGATTGCAAACAATTAATGGAACAATATTTTTCAGCTAATCCTAAGACAAACTTGAGTGCTGATTTCTTGGAATTTCCTCTGAAAAATCTTACAAAAACTTTCAGTGAGG gTAAAATTAAAGGCGATACCTTGATTGACCTCAGTGTTGGTCCCATGGTTTGTCATTTATTAGCAGCCTGTGATTATTTCAAAAACATcatagtgctgaggagcagagacaGATGCATCACTGAGCTGAAAAAATGGGCAGACTCCCAAACAGGACTGCTTGATTGGGGTCATGTTGCAAAACGTTATGTAGACCCAGAAGGAAAAAG TGAAAACTTTCAGCAGAAAGAAGAAAAAGTGAGATCAGCAGCTCAACATGTTATGAAAATTGATCTTGAGAAAGAAAACATAATAGAACCGAAGGTCTTACCTCCAGCAGATGCTATCATCAGTGCTAGGCTCCTGGATGTCATCAGCAAAGATGATCAAGATTTCTTCAGATATCTCAGGAAGTTCGAAGAGTTAGTGAAACCTGGAGGAATCATTATAATAGTTGGAGATGCAGAGAACACCCATTACACAGTTGGGAAAGACAAGTTCCATGCTATGAATTATAATGAGGATTTGGTCAAGAAAGCTCTAGTTGAAACAGGTTTTGTTGTTGACCATTCTGAGGTTAAGAAAAGAACATCTGTGAGTGACCTTACTGACTATAAGGGTGTCCTATTCTTGGTAGCTCACAAACAAATGTAG